A stretch of Physeter macrocephalus isolate SW-GA chromosome 1, ASM283717v5, whole genome shotgun sequence DNA encodes these proteins:
- the LOC112063958 gene encoding small nuclear ribonucleoprotein G-like — protein sequence MSKAHPPDLNKFMDKKLSLKLNGVRHVQGILRGFEPFMNLVIDECVEMATSGQQNNIGMVVIQGNSIIMLEALEGV from the coding sequence ATGAGCAAAGCTCACCCTCCCGATTTGAATAAATTTATGGACAAGAagttatcattaaaattaaatggtGTCAGACATGTCCAAGGAATATTGAGGGGATTTGAGCCCTTTATGAATCTTGTGATAGATGAATGTGTGGAGATGGCAACTAGTGGGCAACAGAACAATATTGGAATGGTGGTAATACAAGGAAATAGTATCATCATGTTAGAAGCCTTGGAAGGAGTATGA